TGGGCGCGGTGATGACCTACGCGGTCCTGCCCTTTGGCCGCAATATGGTGGCGGCGGACCTGAACATCGGCATCCTGTACTTCGCCGCGGTGGGTTCGTTGAGCATCATCGGTCTGCTGACCGCCGGCTGGGGTTCCCGCAACAAATATGCCCTTATCAGTGCCTTCCGCTCTGTCGCCCAGCTCATCACCTATGAGGTACCGCTGGCGCTGTGCATCATCTGCGTGGTCATGCTGGCCGGCTCCCTCTCCACCCAGGATATCGTGCTGGCGCAACAGGAGCGCGGTTGGTTCTTCCTCCTGATACCGGGGATATTCATCCTATACTTCCTGGCGGCCTCTGCCGAGATGATCCGCTGTCCCTTTGACCTGCTGGAGGCGGACTCGGAGATCGTCGCCGGTCACTTCATCGAGTACAGCGGCATGAAGTTCGCCCTCTTCTTCCTGGCGGAATACATCCACCTGTTCGCCGGCTCGGCCATGATGGTCACCCTCTTCTTCGGCGGATGGCTGGGGCCCTGGCTGCCTTCCTGGCTGTGGTTCCTCATCAAGACCTTCGTGGTCATCCTTGTCTTCATGTGGATCCGCAACACCTTCCCGCGCATCCGCATTGACCAAGTGCTGAAGATCGGCTGGAAGGTGATGGTGCCGGCGGGGCTGGTGGGGCTGGCCATCACCGGCTTCGTGGACAAGCTGATCGCGGATAAACTGATCGCCGGCGTCGTGCTGTTCGTCTGCAACATCGCGCTCATCCTCGGGGTCTCGTATTTCATGGGGCGCGCCCAGCGGCGCAAGGAAATGGCCGCCGAGGGCGCCGCACTGCGCTGATGGAGCCGGCTGTCATTCCAGGGACATGAGGTGAACATGTACGGGACGGGCTTGCTCAAGGGACTTTCGGTGACACTGCGCCACATGATCGGCACTTTCGTCACAGATATTCGCAAATTCCCCCGCCGCTACTTCCGGGACGGGGTCCATCCCACGCGTTCCCCGGAGCCGTATCTGCATGGGACCTTTTCCATCCAGTATCCGGAGGAGAAGGTGCCCATGTGGCCCCGCTTTCGCGGGCCGCTGGTGCATCTGCGCGACCCGGAGACCGGTCAGCCCCGCTGTACGGCCTGCGGCATGTGCGAGCGGGCCTGCCCCCACGGCTGTATCAAGGTGGAAGGGGAAGGGAAGGGCAAGGAGCGCAAGCCGACCCTGTATCAGTACAACGTCGGGCGCTGTATCTTCTGCCGGCAGTGCGTCGAATCCTGTCCCTTCAACGCCATCGAGCTGAGCCGCTTTTACGAGCTGGCCTGCTACGACAAGGACACGCTTTGGGACCTGCCCCGCCTGCTGGAGCTGGGGGACAAAGAGGAAATCACCCAGCAGGGCCAGTTCTGGGGCGAGACGTAATGCTCGTTCGATTTGGGGGCGCGAAGTTCATTCACCTGAGGATGCTGACATGGCACAAGCAATCTTTATTATCCTGAGCCTGTTCATATTGGGATGTGCGCTGGTGGTGGTCACCAACCGCAACCTGTTCCACAGCGCCCTGTACCTGGTGTTCGTTTTCATCGGGGTGGCCGGCCTGTACCTCATGCTTCAGGCGGAGTTCTTCGCCGGCATCCAGGTGCTCATCTACGTGGGCGCGATCCTCACCCTGATTATCTTTGCCATCATGCTGAGCCGCGACCTGATGAACCCAAACGTGCGCGGCTTCAACCGCCAGTGGTGGGCGGCGGCGATCGTCGCCGGCCTGCTCTTCGTGGTGCTGGCAGTGGTGCTGGTGCGGGCGCCCTGGCCGGCGGCCCCCATGGGAGAGCCGTCGCCGGCGTTCATTGCCGAGCTGGGCCAGGCGCTGGTCAGCCCGGCCTATGTCCTGCCCTTTGAGGTGGTGTCCATTCTGCTGTTGGCGGCGCTGGTGGGGTCCATCCTCATCGCCCGCGAGCGGTAAGCAAGGGAGGAGCGCAGGGATATGGTGCCATTATCCTGGTATCTCATCGTGGCGGCGGCGCTGTTCTGCATCGGCCTGTACGGCGTGCTGGCGCGGCGCAACGCCATCGGCATCCTGATGGCGGTGGAGCTGATGCTGAATGCCGTGAACATCAACCTGCTGGCGTTCTGGCGTTATCTCACGCCGGCGCATATGACCGGGCAGGTCTTCGCCCTGGTGGTGCTGGCGGTGGCGGCCGCTGAGGCGGCGGTCGGCCTGGCGCTCATCGTGGCCATTTACCGCACGCGCGATACGGTGAACGTCGAGGAAGTCGACCTGATGAAGCTGTAAGAGGTGCTCATACCTCGCACATCCATGGAGTGGGGTCGATGCTCAACCTGACCTGGCTGATTCCGGTTTTCCCGTTCCTGTCCTTTGTGCTGATCGTGTTGTTCACCAATCCGAATAAGAAGCTGAGTTCGGGCATTGCCATCGGCAGTGTGGCCGTGTCGTGGGTGCTCTCGTGGGGCGTGTTCCTCCAGAGCATCGCCGGCCACATCGGCATGGGCGAAGAGGCCTTCCGCCTGTATGTGCCTTGGCTGCCGACGGGCACCGAATGGTTCCCCATGGGCGTGAACGTGGACCCATTGTCCGCCATCATGCTCTTCATGGTCCCCTTTGTCTGTCTGATGATTTTCATCTACTCCGTAGGCTACATGCATGGGGACCCGCGCTATTCCCGCTTCTTCGCCTATATCTCCCTGTTCGCCTGCGGGATGCTGGGGCTAGTGGTGGCCGATAACCTGCTCATGCTCTTCATTTTCTGGGAGATCATGGGCCTGTGTTCGTACCTGTTGATCGGCTTCTGGTTCGAGAAGCCCTCGGCCATGAAGGCCGGCCTGAAGGCCTTCCTGACCACGCGCGTGGGCGATGCCTTCATGCTGGCCGGCATGCTCCTGCTCTACAGCCAGACCGGCGAGCTGACTTTCGCCCATATCTTCGCCCCTGAGACGCTGGAGAAGCTGGCGCACACCCAAGTGAACCTGGGCCCGTTGGGGTCACTGCCCTGGGCATCCCTGCTGGCCATGCTCATCTTCGGCGGGGCCGTGGGCAAGAGCGCCCAGTTCCCCCTGCACGTGTGGTTGCCGGACGCCATGGAAGGCCCCACGCCGGTCAGCGCCCTCATCCATGCGGCGACCATGGTGTCCGCCGGCGTCTACCTGGTGGCGCGCTGTTTCCCGCTCTTCACCGCCGTGGAGGCCGGCCCGCAGTTGGGGTTGGTCGCCTTCATCGGCGCCTTCACGGCCCTCTTCGCCTCGACCATCGCCGTGGCGCAGGATGACATCAAGCGGGTGCTCGCGTACTCGACCATCAGCCAGCTCGGTTATATGATTGCGGCCTTGGGCATCGGCGCCTATGTGGCGGCGGTGTTCCATCTTATCACGCATGCCTTCTTCAAGGCGCTCTTGTTCCTGGGTTCCGGTTCCGTCATCCACGGTTCGGGCACGCAGGACATGATGGAGATGGGCGGACTGCGCAAGCACATGCCCATCACCTTTGCCACGTTCCTGGTGGGGACGTTCGCCCTCGCCGGCGTGCCGCCCTTCGCCGGCTTCTGGTCCAAGGATGAGATTTTGGCGAATGCGTTCCATCAATTCACGGAGCTGGGCGTGGCCTCGTGGCCCTTCTTTGTCTGGCTGTTCCTGACGCTGGCCGCCTTCCTGACCGCCTTCTACATGGGCCGGCAGATATTCCTGACCTTCTACGGCGAATCGCGCCGGCCGCATGCCCACGCCCACGAAAGCCCGAAGAGCATGACCTATCCGCTCATCGTGCTGGCGGTCTTCGCCGCCCTGTTGGGGTTTGCCGGCGTCCCCGAGGAGTTCCCGGTGCTGGGGCACCTGCTGGGCAATCCCTTCCATCACTTCGTGGGGCATGAGTTCCCCGCTACGCCGCTCAACGGCCTGGTGATGCTGATCTCGGTAGCCATGGCCCTGGGTGGGTTGTTCGTGGCCTGGCTGGTGTACGGCCGCAACCCGCTGAAAGAGGGCCAGCCCGACCCGCTCATCCAGGCCCTGGGGCCGGTGTATACCGTCCTGCGGCGCAAGTACTATTTCGATGAGCTGTATCAGGCCACGTTCATCCGGCTGACGCTGTGGCTGTCGGAGGTCTGCTTTGCCTTTGACAACAAGTGGGTGGTGGATCCGCTGGTGAACCTGGCCGGCAAGGCCGGCGTGGCGCTGTCCAATCTGGGCGGCTGGTTCGACCGCACCTTTGTGGACGGCGCGGTCAACGGTGTGGCGGCGGTCGTCGGCTGGATGGGCGGGGCACTGCGGCAGACCCAGACCGGCCGGGTGCAGAACTACCTGCTGGCGGCCGCGCTGGCCGTGTTTGTGCTCTTGGTGATCTCGGTAGTGGTTTGATACCACTGTGCGGCAAACATGGACGTTCATCTTGCTCGAGCTGAGGAGGAAGCACAACGATGGATTTCCCGATTCTCACGGTGATAACCTTTGTGCCGGTGATCGGTGCGATCGTAGGCCTGCTGATCCCGAAAGAGCAGGAGAAGACCATCAAGTGGTACTCGGTCGCCGTCAGCCTGATCCCGCTGGTGCTGTCCATTATCTTATGGGTGACGTATGACAATGTCGCCGGCGGGATGCAGTTCGTCGAAAAAGTACCGTGGATCCCCACCCTGGGCGTGACCTACCACGTCGGCGTGGACGGCATCAGCGTGCCCATGATCTTCCTGACGGCGCTCCTGACCACGCTGAGCCTCTTCTACTCCGCCTACACCATTCACACCCGGGTGAAGGAATACTTCCTCCTCTTCCTCCTGCTGGAAACGGGCATGTTCGGCGTCTTCGTGGCGCTGGACTTTGTGCTGTTCTACGTCTTCTGGGAAGTCGGCCTGGTGCCGATGTACCTGCTCATCGGCATCTGGGGCGGCCAGAACCGGCTGTATGCGGCCATCAAGTTCTTTATCTACACCCTGGTGGGCAGTGTGGCGATGCTGTTGGCCATCCTCTACATTTACTTCAACGTGGGGTCCTTCGACATCCTGGAGGCCACGGCTCGCTTCGGGCAGGTACGGCCATTTATGCAAAACTTCACCGCTGTCAGCCTGGCGTTCTGGGCCTTTTTCCTGGCCTTCGCCATCAAGGTGCCCAGCTTCCCCTTCCACACCTGGCTGCCGGATGCACATACCGAGGCTCCTACCGCCGGCAGTGTCATCCTCGCCGGCGTCCTGCTGAAGCTCGGCGCCTACGGTTTCCTGCGCATCGTCCTGCCCATCTTCCCCGAGGCCTTCAGCTACTACGCGCCGGCGGTCGGGGTGCTGGCCGTTATCAGCATCGTCTACGGCGCGCTGGTGTGTATGGCGCAGTGGGACCTGAAGCGGCTGATCGCCTACTCCTCCGTCAGCCATATGGGCTATGTCATGCTGGGATTGGCCGCCGCGGCCGCCAGCCTGACCCGCGGCGAGGTGGTGACCAACAGCGCAGCCATGGCGCTGAACGGCGCGGCCCTGCAAATGTTCAACCACGGCATTATCACGGGCGGATTGTTCTTCCTCGTTGGGGTGATTTACGAGCGGGCGCACACGCGTGACCTGCATGTGTTCGGCGGCCTGGGCGCCAAACTGCCCTATTATTACGGCATCATGGCGGTGACGGGATTTGCCAGCCTGGGCCTGCCGGGCCTGGCCGGCTTCTGGAGCGAGTTCTTCGTCTTCCGCGGCACGTTTGCCATCATCCCCATCTACGCCGTCATCGGCGTGCTGGGCGTCATCTTCACGGCGGCCTACATCCTCTGGAAGATCATCCAGTACATGTTCCTCGGCCCCTTCAACGAGGAACGCTGGGGCAAGCTGACCGACATGGAGCTGTTCGAGAAGGTCACCATGTGGCCGCTGGTCATCTTCATGGTGCTGTTCGGCATTTACCCCACGCCGATCCTGAACCTGTTTAACGCGGCGACGACCGCCCTGATGGGCCGGCTGCTCTGATGCGGATGAACGGATGAGGCGACTGACTGGCAATCATGGTGGAGGTGCGCGTTGACCCTGGCGCAAATCATTGAACTGCTCTTGCCGCAACTGATTCTGCTCATCACCGTGCTGGCGATCTTCATCGCTGACCTGGCCGACACCCGCAAGGAGAAGGGCTGGGCGCCGTACCTGGCCCTCGCCGGCATCCTGCTGGCGCTGGTCGTCTCCTCCCTGCAGTGGGGCCGCGAGGTCGCCCTGTTAGGGAATATGCTGCGGGTGGATCGCTTCAGCGTCTTCTTCAACGGCGTCGTGCTGGCCGCCTCGGCCCTGTCGGTCCTGCTGGCTATCTCGTACATGCGGCCGCGCACGCCCTATCGCGCCGAATTTTACGCCCTCTTGACTGTGGTGGCGCTGGCCATGACCCTGGCCGCCGGCGCCAATAATATCCTGATGGTCTACCTGGCCATGGAGTCCATCAGCATCACCTCCTATGTGCTGGTCGGCTATCTGCGGCAGGACGCCAAGGCCAATGAGGCCGCCATCAAGTATTTCCTCTACGGGGCGGCGACCAGCGCCATGATGCTGTACGGCATGTCCCTGCTGTTCGGCATCAGCGGGACGCTGGACCTGAAGGAGCTGGCGGATTTCTTCGCCGCCGGCGTCCCCGAGACCTCGCGCTGGATCGCTTTCCCGGCCATGGTGCTGTTGCTGGCCGGCTTCGGTTTCAAGACCGCGCTGGTGCCCTTCCATCAGTGGTCGCCGGATACCTACGAGGGCGCGCCGACGCCGGTCACTGCTTTCCTGTCGGTGGGGCCGAAGGCCGCCGGCTTCGCCATCCTCATGCGGGTGTTCATCACCGGCCTGCCGCGCTTTTACACCGATTGGGCGGCACTGCTGGCCGGCATCTCCATTGTCACCATGACGTTGGGCAACCTGGTAGCCCTGCGCCAGAGCAATATCAAGCGCATGCTGGCCTATTCCAGCATCGCCCATGCCGGCTACATTCTGATCGGCGTGGTCTGTCTCAGCCTTTCCACCACCAGCCCCTTCAACGGCATCAACGGCGCCATGATCTACCTGCTGGCCTATCTGTTCACCAATGTGGGCGTCTTCCTGACCGTCATCGCCTTTGAGGAGGCCACCGGCTCGACGACCATTGCCGATTACGCCGGCCTGATGAAGCGCTCGCCCTGGCTGGCAGTGACCATGCTGGTCTTCTTGCTCTCCCTGACCGGCATTCCCTCCACCGGCGGCTTCATCGGCAAGCTGTTCGTCTTTGGCGCGGCGATCCAGGTGCAGTTCTACCTGCTGGCCATCGTCGGCATCATCAACAGCGCCATCGCCGCCTTCTACTATTTGAACGTGGTGCGCTATATGTTCTTCACGCCGGCGCCCGAACAGGCCGGACCGGTCCCCGTGCCGCGGCCCCTGCGCTGGGTGCTGGCGATCTGCCTGGTCATGACCTTCGTCATCGGCCTCTATCCCCAGCCCTTTATGAACCTGGCCGCCGGCGGGGCCGGCCTGCTGGCCTCCCTCTGATGAAAAAAACCTCCCGCAGGAACCCTGCGGGAGGTTTCGTTTCCCCACCTTACTGCCGGTAGCGCACCGTGTAGGTGAGGGTCACTTCGCCGTCCTTCGGGATCTCCAGGGTCCACTTGACCGTGTCGGCGCTGACCTTCTCGTGCTTGGCGCTTTCCTCGATGATTTCCCAATCCTGACTGCGGTACAGGTGCTCCAGCACATCCACCGTGACCGCCTCATCCTTGTGGTTGCGCAGGGTGATGGAGAAACTCTCCTCCACCACATCCTTGCTCACCTGCTGAAAATCGGTCTGCTGACGCTCGCCGATCAGATCGAAGGCGTCGCCCACATACAAGCGCAGGGTTTCATCCTTGGGCGTATGGTTGATGGTGTCCTCGCCGATGAGTTGTTGGGTGCCGTCCACGTCGGCCTTGTAGATGCGGACGCGGCCGGCCGGCAGTGGGATGCCCAGGCCGGCATCTTCGCTATTGACGAATTCCAGCACGACGCGGGCGTTGGCCTGCGCCGGCTCTGCGCCGTAGCC
Above is a window of Anaerolineae bacterium DNA encoding:
- the nuoH gene encoding NADH-quinone oxidoreductase subunit NuoH, with product MALQNWLAGFLPAWLVTLIMDLLVIVVLLAIGIVAVLILSFLERKVAARAGDRYGPNRWGPYGVLQPLADAIKMLIKEDIIPHVADRFSFNLAPVIVTVGAVMTYAVLPFGRNMVAADLNIGILYFAAVGSLSIIGLLTAGWGSRNKYALISAFRSVAQLITYEVPLALCIICVVMLAGSLSTQDIVLAQQERGWFFLLIPGIFILYFLAASAEMIRCPFDLLEADSEIVAGHFIEYSGMKFALFFLAEYIHLFAGSAMMVTLFFGGWLGPWLPSWLWFLIKTFVVILVFMWIRNTFPRIRIDQVLKIGWKVMVPAGLVGLAITGFVDKLIADKLIAGVVLFVCNIALILGVSYFMGRAQRRKEMAAEGAALR
- a CDS encoding NADH-quinone oxidoreductase subunit I encodes the protein MYGTGLLKGLSVTLRHMIGTFVTDIRKFPRRYFRDGVHPTRSPEPYLHGTFSIQYPEEKVPMWPRFRGPLVHLRDPETGQPRCTACGMCERACPHGCIKVEGEGKGKERKPTLYQYNVGRCIFCRQCVESCPFNAIELSRFYELACYDKDTLWDLPRLLELGDKEEITQQGQFWGET
- a CDS encoding NADH-quinone oxidoreductase subunit J — its product is MAQAIFIILSLFILGCALVVVTNRNLFHSALYLVFVFIGVAGLYLMLQAEFFAGIQVLIYVGAILTLIIFAIMLSRDLMNPNVRGFNRQWWAAAIVAGLLFVVLAVVLVRAPWPAAPMGEPSPAFIAELGQALVSPAYVLPFEVVSILLLAALVGSILIARER
- the nuoK gene encoding NADH-quinone oxidoreductase subunit NuoK — its product is MPLSWYLIVAAALFCIGLYGVLARRNAIGILMAVELMLNAVNINLLAFWRYLTPAHMTGQVFALVVLAVAAAEAAVGLALIVAIYRTRDTVNVEEVDLMKL
- the nuoL gene encoding NADH-quinone oxidoreductase subunit L, which produces MLNLTWLIPVFPFLSFVLIVLFTNPNKKLSSGIAIGSVAVSWVLSWGVFLQSIAGHIGMGEEAFRLYVPWLPTGTEWFPMGVNVDPLSAIMLFMVPFVCLMIFIYSVGYMHGDPRYSRFFAYISLFACGMLGLVVADNLLMLFIFWEIMGLCSYLLIGFWFEKPSAMKAGLKAFLTTRVGDAFMLAGMLLLYSQTGELTFAHIFAPETLEKLAHTQVNLGPLGSLPWASLLAMLIFGGAVGKSAQFPLHVWLPDAMEGPTPVSALIHAATMVSAGVYLVARCFPLFTAVEAGPQLGLVAFIGAFTALFASTIAVAQDDIKRVLAYSTISQLGYMIAALGIGAYVAAVFHLITHAFFKALLFLGSGSVIHGSGTQDMMEMGGLRKHMPITFATFLVGTFALAGVPPFAGFWSKDEILANAFHQFTELGVASWPFFVWLFLTLAAFLTAFYMGRQIFLTFYGESRRPHAHAHESPKSMTYPLIVLAVFAALLGFAGVPEEFPVLGHLLGNPFHHFVGHEFPATPLNGLVMLISVAMALGGLFVAWLVYGRNPLKEGQPDPLIQALGPVYTVLRRKYYFDELYQATFIRLTLWLSEVCFAFDNKWVVDPLVNLAGKAGVALSNLGGWFDRTFVDGAVNGVAAVVGWMGGALRQTQTGRVQNYLLAAALAVFVLLVISVVV
- a CDS encoding NADH-quinone oxidoreductase subunit M translates to MDFPILTVITFVPVIGAIVGLLIPKEQEKTIKWYSVAVSLIPLVLSIILWVTYDNVAGGMQFVEKVPWIPTLGVTYHVGVDGISVPMIFLTALLTTLSLFYSAYTIHTRVKEYFLLFLLLETGMFGVFVALDFVLFYVFWEVGLVPMYLLIGIWGGQNRLYAAIKFFIYTLVGSVAMLLAILYIYFNVGSFDILEATARFGQVRPFMQNFTAVSLAFWAFFLAFAIKVPSFPFHTWLPDAHTEAPTAGSVILAGVLLKLGAYGFLRIVLPIFPEAFSYYAPAVGVLAVISIVYGALVCMAQWDLKRLIAYSSVSHMGYVMLGLAAAAASLTRGEVVTNSAAMALNGAALQMFNHGIITGGLFFLVGVIYERAHTRDLHVFGGLGAKLPYYYGIMAVTGFASLGLPGLAGFWSEFFVFRGTFAIIPIYAVIGVLGVIFTAAYILWKIIQYMFLGPFNEERWGKLTDMELFEKVTMWPLVIFMVLFGIYPTPILNLFNAATTALMGRLL
- a CDS encoding NADH-quinone oxidoreductase subunit N is translated as MTLAQIIELLLPQLILLITVLAIFIADLADTRKEKGWAPYLALAGILLALVVSSLQWGREVALLGNMLRVDRFSVFFNGVVLAASALSVLLAISYMRPRTPYRAEFYALLTVVALAMTLAAGANNILMVYLAMESISITSYVLVGYLRQDAKANEAAIKYFLYGAATSAMMLYGMSLLFGISGTLDLKELADFFAAGVPETSRWIAFPAMVLLLAGFGFKTALVPFHQWSPDTYEGAPTPVTAFLSVGPKAAGFAILMRVFITGLPRFYTDWAALLAGISIVTMTLGNLVALRQSNIKRMLAYSSIAHAGYILIGVVCLSLSTTSPFNGINGAMIYLLAYLFTNVGVFLTVIAFEEATGSTTIADYAGLMKRSPWLAVTMLVFLLSLTGIPSTGGFIGKLFVFGAAIQVQFYLLAIVGIINSAIAAFYYLNVVRYMFFTPAPEQAGPVPVPRPLRWVLAICLVMTFVIGLYPQPFMNLAAGGAGLLASL